A genomic stretch from Erigeron canadensis isolate Cc75 chromosome 9, C_canadensis_v1, whole genome shotgun sequence includes:
- the LOC122582256 gene encoding ankyrin repeat-containing protein At5g02620-like, with protein MDRLLYAAVLKGDVAAFLKLVEDRKTIINEITTESLNTVLHLAARFGHIELALEIVKRWPEMVMAENRDLETALHEACREGKVEIMKLLIETNEGVVGKVNRRGESVLFVACERGNIEIVKYLLIGFQWLLMHEFDAFTCSIHVAAAAGHTDIVKEILQVRPEFARKYTSEGNSPLHLACSKGHVETTRELIWYDPDLLYLRDHKGWTPLHWASMKGRVGIIGEIISINLESVEMVTNHGETVLHIAVLFNQFEGLKYLMEKLNIIRLVNVQDNDGNTVLHIATAGKLTTMVTYLLKRGVDVNAINGKGYTALDVVESDGSNSTALQIVPALLEEGAKRCDQLPPTSRDIQEVIRRNLISHNPTPQNMESPNQHRGHYRKKSHRRLKQIELQNEGLRNARNTITIVAVLIATVTFSGGINPPGGFSQESGKALMGRNPSFKVFMVCNILALFLSLGIVNVLVSVIPFKRKSMMKLLVATHKIMWVSTMFMAAAYIAATWTILPQGGGSRWLRIELMVVGVGCTLVVLVGLGILLGNQWSRKREWRRKKGKKMKDVTPNDSMNSRVGEMHFAHNSRDDSSSNSDIDSSDHGYHVY; from the exons ATGGATCGTCTCCTATACGCAGCTGTGCTAAAAGGCGACGTTGCTGCCTTCCTCAAACTCGTTGAAGATAGAAAAACCATAATTAACGAAATCACAACCGAATCACTAAACACTGTTTTACATTTAGCAGCTAGGTTCGGACACATAGAATTGGCATTAGAGATAGTAAAAAGGTGGCCCGAAATGGTGATGGCAGAGAACCGAGACCTTGAGACTGCGTTGCACGAGGCGTGTAGAGAAGGGAAGGTCGAGATAATGAAGTTGTTAATCGAGACGAATGAAGGGGTCGTTGGGAAAGTGAACCGGAGAGGGGAGAGTGTGTTGTTTGTGGCGTGCGAGAGAGGGAATATTGAAATTGTGAAGTATTTGCTTATAGGGTTTCAATGGCTTCTTATGCATGAGTTTGATGCTTTTACTTGTTCTATACATGTAGCTGCTGCTGCCGGACACACAG ATATAGTCAAGGAAATACTGCAGGTGCGTCCAGAGTTTGCAAGAAAGTATACTTCAGAAGGAAATTCTCCATTGCATTTGGCATGTAGTAAAGGCCATGTTGAAACAACAAGGGAGCTTATATGGTACGATCCGGATCTGTTGTACCTCCGCGATCACAAGGGTTGGACACCCCTGCATTGGGCATCGATGAAAGGCCGAGTAGGAATTATTGGTGAAATAATCTCTATAAACCTTGAATCCGTCGAGATGGTTACCAATCATGGGGAAACCGTTCTTCATATTGCGGTTCTCTTTAACCAATTTGAAGGTTTGAAATACTTAATGGAGAAACTCAACATTATAAGACTTGTTAACGTACAAGACAATGATGGAAATACGGTGTTGCACATAGCAACGGCTGGAAAACTCACTACG ATGGTGACATATTTACTCAAACGCGGTGTGGATGTGAATGCTATCAATGGAAAAGGGTATACAGCTCTAGATGTAGTCGAATCAGATGGAAGCAACTCTACTGCTCTACAAATTGTCCCAGCCCTCTTAGAAGAAGGAGCAAAAAGATGTGATCAATTGCCCCCTACATCTAGAGATATCCAAGAAGTCATTCGTCGTAATTTAATCTCTCATAATCCAACACCACAAAATATGGAATCCCCAAATCAACACCGCGGACACTATAGAAAGAAAAGCCACCGTAGACTAAAACAAATAGAGCTTCAAAATGAGGGCTTGCGGAATGCTAGGAACACCATAACCATTGTTGCAGTTTTGATAGCAACCGTTACGTTTTCCGGTGGAATAAACCCTCCGGGGGGATTCAGTCAAGAGAGTGGGAAGGCTCTAATGGGAAGAAATCCTTCATTTAAGGTATTTATGGTGTGCAACATTTTGGCATTGTTTTTATCCCTAGGAATTGTTAATGTTCTAGTTAGTGTCATTCCTTTTAAGCGAAAATCAATGATGAAGTTATTAGTAGCCACACATAAAATCATGTGGGTGTCTACAATGTTCATGGCTGCAGCCTATATAGCTGCAACATGGACCATTTTACCACAAGGTGGAGGGTCAAGATGGTTGAGGATTGAGTTGATGGTAGTCGGTGTAGGATGCACGCTTGTTGTGCTTGTCGGGTTGGGTATTTTGTTGGGGAACCAATGGTCAAGGAAGAGAGAATGGCGtagaaaaaaagggaaaaagatgaaggatgttACGCCTAATGATAGCATGAATAGTCGTGTTGGAGAGATGCATTTTGCCCACAACAGTCGTGATGATTCGTCTAGTAACTCAGATATCGATAGCTCCGATCATGGCTACCATGTTTACTAG
- the LOC122581930 gene encoding probable glycosyltransferase At5g03795 gives MGHEVQYILESKRMVWLVAVVFAVIIMFQYFEFPYGDVASSFFSTSRAEPPVSGSYPPQASSLLSGPLGNTTRFDGSNITTPVGLLEKGGHAENENDIQLESNRDAGDSSIGENDLDAACPPPISLAPVTPPMVVSDNLTIENGMQSETNRETDDSTLKQKDSGAASPPSSSVALPQPTTVNRTVISPSSAVGIKRSEPHIDAPNLGPNVKGLGTIQNNPAVSPGESSVKKIPPAKEVRKIPMGDVVTMSDMHEILLQNRATVRSMKPLWFSTVDQELVEAKMQIENAPLADHDRVLYPPLYRNVSKFKRSYELMERILKVYVYKEGEKPIFHQPQPVLTGIYASEGWFMKHMKESKHFVTNDPKQAHLFYLPFSSRMLEEKLYVTGSGSRDNLVQHLKDYLHLIAGRYDSWNRTGGSDHFLVACHDWATDETKKSMNTCIRALCNSDVKREGFELGKDVSLAETYVRSSQNPLRELGGKPPSKRSILAFFAGQMHGDVRPILMQHWENKDPDMKIFRKLPKSKGNRNYINYMKSSKYCICPKGYEVNSPRVVEAIFHECVPVIISDNFVPPFFEILNWESFAVFVQEKDIPNLKNILLSISKRRYQVMQQRVKRVQQHFLWHVKPVKYDIFHMILHSVWYNRVFRVNPF, from the exons ATGGGTCATGAAGTTCAGTATATATTGGAAAGCAAAAGAATGGTATGGCTAGTGGCAGTCGTATTTGCAGTGATTATAATGTTCCAGTACTTTGAGTTTCCGTATGGTGATGTTGCCTCATCGTTTTTTTCGACCAGTAGAGCTGAACCACCCGTAAGTGGAAGTTACCCACCTCAAGCTTCATCTCTGTTATCCGGGCCATTAGGTAATACTACCCGTTTTGATGGATCTAATATTACAACGCCTGTTGGTCTACTTGAGAAGGGTGGTCATgcagaaaatgaaaatgatattcAGTTGGAAAGTAATAGAGACGCAGGTGATTCTAGTATAGGAGAAAACGATTTAGATGCAGCCTGTCCACCACCGATTTCATTAGCTCCTGTAACTCCCCCAATGGTGGTAAGTGATAATTTAACCATTGAAAATGGTATGCAGTCAGAAACGAATAGAGAAACAGATGATTCAACCTTAAAACAAAAAGATTCAGGTGCAGCCAGTCCACCAAGTTCGTCAGTTGCTTTACCTCAACCAACGACAGTCAATAGGACAGTAATTTCTCCTTCATCGGCTGTAGGTATCAAAAGATCTGAACCGCACATAGATGCACCAAATTTGGGGCCAAATGTCAAGGGGCTAGGGACAATACAGAACAATCCTGCTGTGTCACCTGGTGAGTCATCCGTGAAGAAAATTCCTCCAGCTAAAGAAGTTCGGAAAATTCCAATGGGTGACGTTGTGACAATGTCCGATATGCATGAAATTTTACTCCAGAATCGTGCTACAGTTCGTTCAATG AAACCACTATGGTTTTCAACAGTAGATCAAGAATTAGTAGAAGCGAAAATGCAAATTGAGAATGCTCCCCTCGCTGATCATGACCGTGTACTTTATCCTCCTCTATATCGTAACGTGTCAAAGTTTAAAAG GAGCTATGAACTAATGGAGAGAATTCTCAAAGTTTACGTTTACAAAGAGGGTGAGAAACCAATATTCCACCAACCACAGCCAGTGCTTACTGGAATCTATGCATCTGAGGGGTGGTTCATGAAGCATATGAAagaaagcaaacattttgttaCCAACGACCCAAAACAAGCCCATTTGTTTTACCTTCCGTTTAGCTCTCGAATGTTGGAAGAAAAGTTATATGTGACTGGGTCTGGTAGTCGAGACAACTTGGTTCAGCACTTAAAAGACTACCTTCACCTGATTGCAGGGAGGTATGATTCCTGGAACAGGACAGGCGGGTCTGATCATTTCCTCGTTGCTTGTCATGACTGG GCTACGGATGAGACAAAAAAGTCTATGAATACTTGCATACGGGCTTTATGCAATTCAGATGTCAAAAGAGAAGGTTTTGAATTAGGAAAAGACGTATCCCTTGCTGAAACATACGTTAGGTCATCTCAAAACCCGTTACGTGAACTTGGAGGCAAGCCTCCTTCCAAACGCTCTATTCTTGCCTTCTTTGCAGGCCAAATGCATGGCGATGTCCGTCCAATTCTAATGCAACATTGGGAAAACAAAGATCCCGACATGAAAATCTTCAGGAAGCTCCCGAAATCTAAAGGCAACAGAAATTATATCAATTACATGAAGAGCAGCAAGTACTGTATCTGTCCTAAAGGTTATGAAGTCAACAGTCCTAGAGTGGTGGAGGCTATTTTTCACGAATGTGTTCCGGTAATCATATCTGATAACTTTGTCCCACCTTTCTTTGAGATCTTGAATTGGGAGTCGTTTGCAGTTTTTGTTCAGGAGAAAGATATTCCGAATTTGAAGAACATTCTTCTTTCGATATCAAAGAGGAGGTATCAGGTGATGCAACAAAGAGTTAAGAGGGTGCAACAACATTTTCTATGGCATGTTAAGCCAGTGAAGTATGATATCTTTCATATGATCTTGCATTCGGTTTGGTATAATAGAGTTTTTAGAGTAAATCCCTTTTAG
- the LOC122584024 gene encoding probable glycosyltransferase At5g03795: MGYGIQRLVCFGGVMLAVFIIYRYLEFPYGDVITPLFSASSICKTKTGSFPHEKPSQISEILGEITQDTNSTGSSYSIDYANSTTLAAPIYRFNVSVYDRNVSNSVQNLKKDEALTKRLVPLVNLSSVTEVSHKKQKGNVVSISEMYDILVHNRASSRSMKPQWPSKVDQELLEAKLLIENGPVKGDDHTLYPSVFRNISVFRRSYESMEKTLKVYIYKEGEKPIFHQPEAAMKGIYASEGWFMKQMKASKRFVTIKPKQAHLFYIPYSSKMLKATLSPNSYNRESVVPYLKKYLDMIAGRYSFWNRTNGADHFLVACHDWAADETRQFMSTCIRAICNTDVEKAGFELGKDVSLPETNVRYTQSPLKNIGGKPPSKRKVFAFFAGKMHGYLRPILLRHWENKDPDMKIFRKLPKVKDDQNYVDYMKSSKFCICAKGSEVNSPRVVEAIFYECVPVIMSDNFVPPFFEVLDWESFAVFIREKDIPDLKHILLSIPNKKYLQMHQRVKEVQQHFLWHVKPVKYDIFHMILHSIWYTRVLRVNPR; encoded by the exons atgggCTATGGAATTCAAAGATTGGTATGCTTTGGGGGAGTAATGTTAGCCGTTTTCATTATATATCGGTATCTTGAATTTCCTTATGGTGACGTTATAACACCTTTGTTTTCGGCTAGCAGTATTTGTAAAACCAAAACCGGAAGCTTCCCACACGAAAAGCCATCTCAAATTTCCGAAATATTAGGGGAAATAACACAAGATACTAATAGTACTGGCAGCAGTTACTCTATAGATTATGCCAATAGTACTACTTTAGCCGCTCCCATATATCGTTTTAACGTTTCTGTATATGACAGAAATGTGTCAAATTCGgttcaaaacttaaaaaaagatGAGGCACTAACAAAAAGACTTGTCCCGTTGGTCAATTTATCTTCTGTGACAGAAGTCTCTCATAAGAAGCAAAAGGGAAATGTAGTGTCGATTTCTGAGATGTATGATATTTTAGTACACAACCGTGCCTCTTCTCGTTCTATG AAACCTCAGTGGCCTTCAAAAGTTGATCAAGAATTACTAGAAGCAAAGTTGCTAATAGAGAATGGCCCGGTCAAGGGAGATGATCATACCCTTTATCCTTCTGTGTTCCGTAATATTTCAGTATTTAGGAG GAGTTATGAATCAATGGAAAAGACTCTCAAGGTTTACATATATAAAGAGGGAGAGAAACCGATATTCCACCAGCCAGAGGCGGCTATGAAAGGAATATATGCATCCGAGGGATGGTTCATGAAGCAAATGAAAGCAAGCAAAAGATTTGTTACTATAAAACCAAAACAAGCCCATTTATTCTACATTCCTTATAGCTCAAAAATGCTGAAAGCAACTCTGTCTCCCAACTCTTATAATCGAGAAAGTGTGGTGCCATACTTGAAGAAATACCTTGATATGATTGCAGGGAGATACAGTTTCTGGAATAGAACCAACGGGGCCGACCATTTCCTTGTTGCCTGTCACGATTGG GCTGCAGATGAAACAAGACAGTTCATGAGTACTTGCATACGAGCCATTTGCAACACAGATGTTGAAAAAGCAggttttgaattgggaaaagACGTTTCTCTCCCAGAAACAAACGTTCGTTACACTCAAAGTCCATTAAAAAACATTGGAGGTAAACCTCCTTCAAAACGCAAGGTTTTTGCTTTCTTTGCAGGCAAAATGCACGGTTACCTTCGCCCAATACTATTACGCCACTGGGAAAACAAAGATCCTGACATGAAAATATTCAGAAAACTGCCAAAAGTCAAAGACGACCAAAACTATGTTGACTATATGAAGAGTAGTAAGTTTTGCATATGTGCCAAAGGTTCTGAAGTCAATAGTCCTAGAGTTGTGGAAGCCATCTTTTATGAATGTGTTCCTGTGATTATGTCTGACAATTTTGTGCCCCCTTTTTTCGAGGTTTTAGATTGGGAATCATTTGCAGTTTTCATTCGGGAGAAGGATATTCCAGATCTGAAACATATCCTTCTTTCGATTCCAAACAAGAAGTATTTGCAAATGCATCAAAGGGTTAAAGAGGTACAACAACATTTTCTTTGGCATGTTAAGCCAGTTAAATATGACATCTTTCATATGATACTACATTCAATATGGTATACTAGAGTTCTTAGAGTAAACCCAAGGTGA